From one Coffea eugenioides isolate CCC68of chromosome 11, Ceug_1.0, whole genome shotgun sequence genomic stretch:
- the LOC113751886 gene encoding uncharacterized protein LOC113751886 — MAEEDREKTAFITPWRTFCYRVIQFGLKNAEVTYQQTMTTLFHDMILKEMEVYVDNIIIKSKKVEDHLVDLKKLFERLRKYNLKLNPAKCAFGAPASKLFGLIVSKKGIEIDLAKIKKAIKGQALADHLAENSREDDYQSLHTYFSDEKILFDGASEDMNEQCPGWNKSCFILLSPEGNHDPAAAKLRFPCTNNMAKYETCIFGLKMALEMEINDLIVFSDSDLLVHQTLKQLVTRDSKIMVYHCNLLSLANKFRSLEFRHIPHTRNVFADTLATLSSMIQYPDELKHLTIARDREHDCVDFVRTCIKCQMHADIIHAPPTELHSMIAPWSCSMWGVDVIGAIDPPASNRHRIILVAIEYFTKWVEAASYKNVIKKVVSNFLRDHIICRFGVLERLIIDNARNLNNDIIDGLCE; from the exons ATGGCCGAAGAAGACAGAGAGAAGACAGCTTTCATCACCCCATGGAGAACCTTTTGCTATAGGGTAATACAATTTGGATTGAAGAATGCTGAAGTCACCTATCAGCAGACCATGACCACTTTGTTCCATGATATGATTCTTAAGGAGATGGAAGTCTATGTGGACAACATTATCATTAAATCTAAGAAAGTTGAAGACCATCTCGTTGATTTGAAGAAATTATTTGAAAGGTTGAGAAAATACAATTTGAAGTTGAATCCTGCAAAATGTGCTTTTGGGGCTCCCGCCAGTAAATTATTTGGGCTCATTGTCAGTAAAAAGGGAATTGAGATTGATCTAGCAAAAATCAAG AAAGCAATCAAGGGTCAAGCTTTAGCAGATCATTTGGCCGAAAATTCAAGAGAAGATGATTACCAGTCATTGCATACCTATTTTTCTGATGAGAAGATCTTATTTGATGGCGCATCAGAAGACATGAATGAACAATGTCCTGG CTGGAATAAGAGCTGTTTTATTTTACTGTCACCTGAGGGAAACCATGACCCTGCTGCTGCTAAATTACGATTTCCTTGTACTAACAATATGGCTAAGTATGAAACTTGTATTTTTGGACTAAAAATGGCATTGGAGATGGAGATAAATGATTTGATTGTGTTCAGTGATTCCGATTTATTGGTGCATCAAACGCTCAAACAATTGGTGACTCGAGACTCGAAAATCATGGTGTATCATTGTAATCTGCTTAGTTTGGCCAATAAATTCAGAAGTCTAGAGTTCAGGCATATCCCTCATACTCGTAATGTTTTCGCTGATACTCTGGCCACTTTGTCTTCTATGATTCAATACCCGGACGAGCTG AAACATCTGACAATCGCCCGTGATCGAGAGCACGACTGTGTAGATTTTGTCAGAACATGTATTAAGTGTCAAATGCATGCCGATATTATACATGCTCCTCCTACAGAGTTACATAGTATGATTGCTCCTTGGTCCTGCTCAATGTGGGGAGTGGACGTTATTGGAGCTATCGATCCCCCAGCTTCGAATAGGCATCGAATCATCCTAGTGGCGATCGAATATTTcaccaaatgggttgaagcaGCATCTTATAAGAACGTGATCAAGAAAGTGGTATCGAATTTTCTGAGGGACCATATTATTTGTCGTTTTGGGGTGCTAGAGAGACTGATCATTGACAACGCCAGAAACCTCAATAATGACATAATAGATGGATTATGCGAAtaa